Proteins from a genomic interval of Cervus elaphus chromosome 13, mCerEla1.1, whole genome shotgun sequence:
- the SELENOS gene encoding selenoprotein S isoform X2, with amino-acid sequence MERDGDQLSARPALETEGLRFLHVTVGSLLATYGWYIVFSCILLYVVFQKLSTRLRALRQRHLDQAAAALEPDIVVKRQEALAAARLKMQEELNAQVEKHKEKLRQLEEEKRRQKIEMWDSMQEGKSYKGNTRKPQEEDSPGPSTSSVIPKRKSDRKPLRGGGYNPLSGEGGGTCSWRPGRRGPSSGG; translated from the exons ATGGAGCGGGACGGGGATCAGCTGTCCGCGCGGCCCGCCCTGGAGACCGAGGGGCTGCGTTTCCTTCACGTCACGG tggGCTCCCTGCTGGCCACTTACGGCTGGTACATCGTCTTCAGCTGCATCCTTCTCTACGTGGTTTTTCAGAAGCTTTCCACCCGGTTGAGGGCGTTGAGGCAGAGGCACTTAGATCAAGCTGCCGCTGCTCTGG aaCCTGATATTGTTGTTAAACGGCAGGAGGCTTTAGCAGCTGCTCGTTTGAAAATGCAAGAAGAATTGAATGCACAAgttgaaaaacataaagagaaattaagacag cttgaagaagaaaaaaggagacagaagatTGAAATGTGGGATAGCATGCAAGAAGGAAAAAGTTATAAAGGAAATACAAGAAAGCCTCAG GAAGAAGACAGTCCTGGGCCTTCTACTTCATCAGTCATCCCGAAACGAAAATCTGACAGAAAGCCTTTGCGAGGAGGAG GTTACAATCCTTTGTCTGGTGAAGGTGGTGGAACCTGCTCCTGGAGACCTGGACGCAGAGGACCCTCAtctggtggatga
- the SELENOS gene encoding selenoprotein S isoform X1, whose protein sequence is MERDGDQLSARPALETEGLRFLHVTVGSLLATYGWYIVFSCILLYVVFQKLSTRLRALRQRHLDQAAAALEPDIVVKRQEALAAARLKMQEELNAQVEKHKEKLRQLEEEKRRQKIEMWDSMQEGKSYKGNTRKPQQEEDSPGPSTSSVIPKRKSDRKPLRGGGYNPLSGEGGGTCSWRPGRRGPSSGG, encoded by the exons ATGGAGCGGGACGGGGATCAGCTGTCCGCGCGGCCCGCCCTGGAGACCGAGGGGCTGCGTTTCCTTCACGTCACGG tggGCTCCCTGCTGGCCACTTACGGCTGGTACATCGTCTTCAGCTGCATCCTTCTCTACGTGGTTTTTCAGAAGCTTTCCACCCGGTTGAGGGCGTTGAGGCAGAGGCACTTAGATCAAGCTGCCGCTGCTCTGG aaCCTGATATTGTTGTTAAACGGCAGGAGGCTTTAGCAGCTGCTCGTTTGAAAATGCAAGAAGAATTGAATGCACAAgttgaaaaacataaagagaaattaagacag cttgaagaagaaaaaaggagacagaagatTGAAATGTGGGATAGCATGCAAGAAGGAAAAAGTTATAAAGGAAATACAAGAAAGCCTCAG CAGGAAGAAGACAGTCCTGGGCCTTCTACTTCATCAGTCATCCCGAAACGAAAATCTGACAGAAAGCCTTTGCGAGGAGGAG GTTACAATCCTTTGTCTGGTGAAGGTGGTGGAACCTGCTCCTGGAGACCTGGACGCAGAGGACCCTCAtctggtggatga
- the SELENOS gene encoding selenoprotein S isoform X3, which translates to MERDGDQLSARPALETEGLRFLHVTVGSLLATYGWYIVFSCILLYVVFQKLSTRLRALRQRHLDQAAAALEPDIVVKRQEALAAARLKMQEELNAQVEKHKEKLRQLEEEKRRQKIEMWDSMQEGKSYKGNTRKPQQEEDSPGPSTSSVIPKRKSDRKPLRGGEGFSLARCQQRQRCGSPANLLED; encoded by the exons ATGGAGCGGGACGGGGATCAGCTGTCCGCGCGGCCCGCCCTGGAGACCGAGGGGCTGCGTTTCCTTCACGTCACGG tggGCTCCCTGCTGGCCACTTACGGCTGGTACATCGTCTTCAGCTGCATCCTTCTCTACGTGGTTTTTCAGAAGCTTTCCACCCGGTTGAGGGCGTTGAGGCAGAGGCACTTAGATCAAGCTGCCGCTGCTCTGG aaCCTGATATTGTTGTTAAACGGCAGGAGGCTTTAGCAGCTGCTCGTTTGAAAATGCAAGAAGAATTGAATGCACAAgttgaaaaacataaagagaaattaagacag cttgaagaagaaaaaaggagacagaagatTGAAATGTGGGATAGCATGCAAGAAGGAAAAAGTTATAAAGGAAATACAAGAAAGCCTCAG CAGGAAGAAGACAGTCCTGGGCCTTCTACTTCATCAGTCATCCCGAAACGAAAATCTGACAGAAAGCCTTTGCGAGGAGGAG AGGGGTTTTCTCTGGCTAGGTGCCAGCAGAGGCAGAGGTGTGGAAGCCCGGCCAACCTCTTGGAGGACTGA
- the SELENOS gene encoding selenoprotein S isoform X4 — protein sequence MERDGDQLSARPALETEGLRFLHVTVGSLLATYGWYIVFSCILLYVVFQKLSTRLRALRQRHLDQAAAALEPDIVVKRQEALAAARLKMQEELNAQVEKHKEKLRQLEEEKRRQKIEMWDSMQEGKSYKGNTRKPQEEDSPGPSTSSVIPKRKSDRKPLRGGEGFSLARCQQRQRCGSPANLLED from the exons ATGGAGCGGGACGGGGATCAGCTGTCCGCGCGGCCCGCCCTGGAGACCGAGGGGCTGCGTTTCCTTCACGTCACGG tggGCTCCCTGCTGGCCACTTACGGCTGGTACATCGTCTTCAGCTGCATCCTTCTCTACGTGGTTTTTCAGAAGCTTTCCACCCGGTTGAGGGCGTTGAGGCAGAGGCACTTAGATCAAGCTGCCGCTGCTCTGG aaCCTGATATTGTTGTTAAACGGCAGGAGGCTTTAGCAGCTGCTCGTTTGAAAATGCAAGAAGAATTGAATGCACAAgttgaaaaacataaagagaaattaagacag cttgaagaagaaaaaaggagacagaagatTGAAATGTGGGATAGCATGCAAGAAGGAAAAAGTTATAAAGGAAATACAAGAAAGCCTCAG GAAGAAGACAGTCCTGGGCCTTCTACTTCATCAGTCATCCCGAAACGAAAATCTGACAGAAAGCCTTTGCGAGGAGGAG AGGGGTTTTCTCTGGCTAGGTGCCAGCAGAGGCAGAGGTGTGGAAGCCCGGCCAACCTCTTGGAGGACTGA